Within Wyeomyia smithii strain HCP4-BCI-WySm-NY-G18 chromosome 2, ASM2978416v1, whole genome shotgun sequence, the genomic segment AATTGAACCTGAACTCAAAATTATACAGCACCTACTATAGCAGTACCGGCCAGCAAAATCAGTAAAACACTTTTGTTCCGTTCCCTTAGCTACGTTGCAAATAAAAACTTTGCGGTTGCTCATTACTGGATTGTGCTACTATGTAATATATTGCGATCTTACTGAAACTTAGAGCAAGGTGGAAATTTTCGGCTATTAATCAATAACAAAAAGAGGTGGAAGATAGATTAATATTAAACGATTATTACAAGCTAACAACGAAGAAGCGTTTAATCGTCTCCACCGGTCATGACTTCCATGAATTCTGCAATTGAGAAAAGAGCATCGATAAAAAATGATGTAAATCTTTAAACGAAAGCTTACTTACCATCGAAGTCAACAGTTCCGGAACCATCAGAATCGATTTCCTCAATCATCATGTCCAGATCTTCGTTGGTCAGGTTATCATCCAGCTCTTTCAGAATCTCGCGTAACACTTGAGTGGTAATGTAGCCGTTACCTTCTTTGTCGTACAAGCGGAAGGCTTCCTTCAACTCCTGCTGCATGGCTTCTGCATCCTCTTCAACCAGGAACCGGGCGGCCAGCGTAACGAATTCCTCAAACTCCAGCTCACCGGAACCGTCGGCATCGACCTCATCGATAATTTCCTTGAGTAGCTTGTCGTCCAGTTGATGTCCAAGCATACTCAGGATGGTGCCGACCATCTGAGTGCCGATGCATCCTTTCTTCTCCTGATCGAACGCGTTGAACGCATTTCGCAACACTAAGGAAagaaaatagaaacaaaaaaaaaacttataagaATCTTAATTCATTTCCATGATGGTGATGGAACAGTTTCATTCTACACTTTAGATATCAAAAAAACGCGAGTTTAAATAACACTTCATCTGAGAATGACATGACCTACCGGAGATTCTACTCCATTAGTCCGAAATTAACTTGTTCTTTTGACTGAAAAATTAAACACTCATCGCATCCTCTTCTAAGCTCCATAGCAAAGCTCATACAAAAAACACTAGTTTCCTCATAGAACCGATTATCCTCATCATTTGTGCATACCttataaaaaatcgaaaaaaaaacatggtgtCTGTCTATCTGCTTTTCTCTCATTTTTTCTCGCAACAAACTAGCCTTTTAACAGAGTTCagtgtagctatagttttttttaCCTTAATTCATATGATAGCACGGAAGAAGAAAAAAGCTGCTGCGTATGAATGGTTTTTGTTCACCAGAAGTTTTTTCATGCAGCTGAAAATGCCATACTTTCCGTCGGAagggaatgttttttttttgttcacctgCTTGTCGTAGACTTCTGACAAGAGGAAACTGTTTTGTGCGCTGCTGCTCTGCTGGTCATCCGAAACCGTGAATAACGATACATATTACCAACGTCGTCGGAGCGACCAGCCTTTGTGCCATTCTATCCAACCAAGCTTTGGTGAATGTCAGATGAGTAGGCAGAAAGAAACCTTTCGCTGCGACagaaataggaaaaataatgataaacaTCCTTCCGGTCCGGGAGGCACATTCCGGATCGGTTTACACCGCTGAAAACGAACCTGAAGCTGTGATGTCGCACTGGAATGTAAATATTATCAACATCCATGGGCGAGATTTATGGAGAATGGAGACTATTAACTCTTTGGGAATcctttaatattgttttattttacgGAATCAGGATGATGTTTGGAAATCGGAAATCGATTTTCAATGATATTTTGAAATGCAACCGATTATATGTTGTCTTacccctcccagctggtctcgaggtacgctgctggactaacaagccagtcgtcgtaggttcgagtcacgGCTCGGGGgagattgttagtgtcagtaggatcgtagcgctagccccgcaattgtcctgtacacttaacagtgggctgcgaagtctgtgtataataaacagaaggtcgagtttcgaatcggaatgtagcaccaaggctttgctttgcttttttctaTATGTTACCTAATATGAATTTACTTTGAAACGGAATAATGTTCAGAGACCGAATATAATATACATTTTGAATCCAAAATTGCTCAGCTTTCTCAAAGGCTGTATGAAATTGGAAAAAAGTGTCCAATTATTCCTCAATATTGGCATTTCCGGAATGGACTTGACATCAAGCAAcagcaaattaattttttttattctcgcttctTTTCCgccggtctagttccgccactgttgttgtgccaatcaccgacgcccggaagacgactccacccaggaccctaacttacgacccgttaatcaacggaccggcgccaacggctttactttctcatgcgatggaaggcgtgatcccagagatttttcacctcagaaaatctcccggtgtcggctaggattgaatctagaccagttggattggttgtgagtggatcacgccaccccacaaccatcgacacctatgtcggcgttgggattcgaacccaggcgtcgagcgtggttggcggcgACGTTACTAACCACGCTAGACCCCCGCCTTAACAGCAAATTGATGTCCAATGCCACTTTGTAATCAAATAGAACTAGaatatgttcaaatatttcCTCACTAATTAAACGTTCCTGGCATTGCTCGGGATTAAAAGTCGAAAAAGTAAGAATCATTTCTTAAATTTATTCCATCATAACTTTAgaaacaacatcaatatttttaaaacgcaCTATATTGTATTGCATTATAccagtttgagttgtttttcaGCAACCGGGCGTCGCCATTTCGTATTTTAATATGACGCCTGGAGCTGATTTCTAGCTTCTGAGTATCATCCCAATTCctgaaacactcatattggatagtatttgatTCCTTAAAGCTTTTTTTCCAGACACAAATAATACCATCTTGGATTCTATCAATTCCGTCCCCAGGACAACATCTCGGTTCTAAAAATGATGGTTgctatttggccattttatgCTGCATTCCAGAAATCGCATGCCGCCGTCTAGGATGCATGACATTTGCGGTCAATTACCGGCCTCTAAACTTTATCCAGGCGCTGGAAATACTagtattgggaggtatttgacCACAGACGCCGGAAGTGGATTTTAAAACAtctgaagttgatttctggTTCTCAGCATCATCACGATGCCAAGAATGTTTATATTGGAAGTTACTCGGTCACTTTAAGCTGGTTTACAGAAACCAGGAATTACTATCTAGGTTCAGAATGGCATCTGGAGTTAGTTCTAGGCAGAGAGAGGGGCGGTAGGTTAGTCAACACTCACATTGACTGATGTTTGATCTTTtaagctatttttcagaaaaaggAAGTTACCATCTAAAACACAAAATTGCGTCTGAAGATTTGGTGTCATTTTGGATAATATGTTTTCGCAAAACCGTGagtcaccatcctggatttcaaaatggtgtccgggGTCGATGTGAAAAAACCTATACTGAATGGTTTTTCACCAGTTTACAGTCGAGTACTTCTTAAAAACAAAGGGAATAAGATCAACGAGGATACGGAATTTACCTTCATCTTTTCATCTAGTCAAACGTACTCGGCTACCAAAACTTACAAtcatttcttatattccattcctGCCATATTGAATTTCACAATGGCGTCTGGCGGTTTTCGATTCATACCGGTTTTAGAAATAGTCATAATTGGTGGAATTTGGCCGTTTAGGATCATTCTCCGGATGTCGCAATCTTGTATTTCTAAATTACGTCTGTAATTCCATATTCGGAAGTATTGAAGATATTGGCAAACTTCCATTTAGGCTATCTTCCAGAAGTccaaatcgccatcttggaatacTTAATGGCTCCTGGGAATGACTTTTGGGCTCTGGGCTAATATAAAAACCGAAAATTGCCATCACGGAGTTCGAGGTCATGATTCCAAATCAATCTTGAGTTCAAGTTTAATCATCTATATAATACCAAGATTAATTACTAATGCTACAATGTTTATGGTGACGTATCTAATTAAAATAGCTTCATATGCCTAAAATGTATGCCATGtatcttttatttatttatttatttattcaataattCATCCGACAACAGTCTTAATGAATATAAATATTAAGTATCATGAACGTTATTGATTTCCTGAGATCTACTGAATCAACCACCACATTTACTATGTCTCCAGCAACGTAATTTGCTTACATAGTTTCATATAATGGTTTGTGATGTACTATCAATTTTTTATCGctatgaattttgatttagaggtgaATCATAAGTcttggtttaaaattagtttatttgacacggcacgatacattttctgttttactgagccaagcccaattcgtattaattctacgttagcagggaaaagagggaagccttttttttattctcgcggccgactacgagctagtggggatttaaggtgagaggaggggagatacaattttgacttaatactattttggaactttgtttttcaactggtagagcaattgtattcttgtttgttgtgggttcaaaatatttgtgtaagcatagatgcgggctcttcgttttcgtgtcttcagcatagcatatttgtatccttaatctgacaaatagacaaagaaaattttaaattttaatgtcagtgtttttcagaaagcagtatagctgtgtcatgtactcgagatcaccgcttcccagaatgtctctaacgggtacgttcggttgttttcctcgggcccgaagggaatctataagctcggacctaacatcacagtaTTCGGTAAACGACCAAACAaaatgctcgatgtcatggtagccatcgccacaaacgcagtgattactgtctacaagccctatacgaaagagatgcgtgtttaacgtgtagtgattggacataagtctggacatcacgcgaatgaagtcccgacctacatccaaccccttgaaccatgctttcgtcgataccttaggaaaaatggaatgtagccaccgtcccagttcatctgagttccatgatgattgccaactgttgagtgttctctgacgcaaaatgctattaaattcatcataagcaattggtctttcataaatatcgccatcaatagcacccaccttagctaaagagttagccttttcattacccgaaatcgagcaatgagaagggacccacgctaaggtaacccggtaatttttatctgttaaagcacttaaaaaccgccgtattttccccaggaaatacggggtgtgcttcacaggcttcatcgatcgaagagcctcaatggcactgagactatctgtgaagatgaagtagtggtctatgggtagggtttcgatgattgcaagagagtactgaatagcagcaagttctgcgacgtacacggaagcaggagcatcgagtttgtagtaggcggtaaaattttcgtggaaaacaccgaagccagtggactcatctagattagatccgtcagtgtaaaaccttttatcataactaacatgtttaaacttattggaaaaaatcttagggatctcttggggtcgcatttgatccgggataccagaaatgacttgtttcatggtggtgtcgaagaatatagcattattagaagtatctaaaagtgcaacattggaggaatcgtatgaagaaggattaatatcttgagccatatagtcaaaatataaagtcataaatctggattgagattgaaggtcgaccaacctctcgaatttttcaattactaatgggttcataactgtgcatcgaattagcaaccggtaagagagatttcaaaaacgatgtttcaacggaagaatacccgctaacacttcaagactcatcgtatgggtcgactgcttgcaacccaaggcaatacgcaaacaacgatattgtattctctctaattttataatgtgcgtgttcgcggcggagcgaaagcagaaacagccgtactcaagaactgacaatatcgttgtttggtataaccttagaaggtctcctgggtgggcaccccaccaggttccggtaatcgtacgaagaaaattaatcctctgttggcattttcgtgtcagatacctaatatgacaagcccaggt encodes:
- the LOC129720832 gene encoding troponin C, isoallergen Bla g 6.0101 isoform X3, with product MEDLDKQQLELLRNAFNAFDQEKKGCIGTQMVGTILSMLGHQLDDKLLKEIIDEVDADGSGELEFEEFVTLAARFLVEEDAEAMQQELKEAFRLYDKEGNGYITTQVLREILKELDDNLTNEDLDMMIEEIDSDGSGTVDFDEFMEVMTGGDD
- the LOC129720832 gene encoding troponin C, isoallergen Bla g 6.0101 isoform X1; the encoded protein is MDLTKKVFAVLICGLLLIGAGGLVTGRAPEDLDKQQLELLRNAFNAFDQEKKGCIGTQMVGTILSMLGHQLDDKLLKEIIDEVDADGSGELEFEEFVTLAARFLVEEDAEAMQQELKEAFRLYDKEGNGYITTQVLREILKELDDNLTNEDLDMMIEEIDSDGSGTVDFDEFMEVMTGGDD
- the LOC129720832 gene encoding troponin C, isoallergen Bla g 6.0101 isoform X2: MTSIEDLDKQQLELLRNAFNAFDQEKKGCIGTQMVGTILSMLGHQLDDKLLKEIIDEVDADGSGELEFEEFVTLAARFLVEEDAEAMQQELKEAFRLYDKEGNGYITTQVLREILKELDDNLTNEDLDMMIEEIDSDGSGTVDFDEFMEVMTGGDD